The segment GCTGTTAAACAGCTTCTGTATAAATAACCATCCACATTTGTACGTTTCcaattgaaatagatttttccTATTCCAATAAATTCGGTATTTGTTCCAGTCCCTTGTTTCAGCAGGTCATTTTGCTTAAGATAAATCAATTGATGTCTAATGGTAAAAAGCAAGAATAGTAATTTTGGTTGCCTAGGAAAGTGGAAGaccttatttctaattttattgaaaaaaaatattttttaatcgtcgaaatcttatttgtaaaatttgtattaaatttcaaacttttataaagttttgGGATTGGAAATGGGTGTATTAAATTCGAAAATGCTTTACCGTAGTATTATAAATGCCTTGCTGCtaaaattgtgcttttgaaaagaaaactagtTTTAAAGACAGGAAAAactgatgtattaaaatatttctaaatattttaaaggctCTTAATCATGAATGTAgtttacaaaacattaatattgaattatatgaaaattagaaTTGCGATAACAATATGGGGTCACTATAGACTTCTGATTATTTCTTAGTTCTTGCTTACAAACGTTgtcatttgaaaaatagaattttctgatAAATGGGCATTGGAGTAAAATGGCtcttattatattattcagtGTTCAACCATCAATGAGaaagaatcaaaatgaaaaatttatgctAAAGGTAATCTCACTTTTTTGGGACAGATATCACAATAAATCATAAGGTAACTGTTGGAAGAAAGAAATTTAGTTTctcttttagaatatatatatatatatatatattatatacctCATACCATACTATAGTTATATCatagttatataaaatactaactattttatatagatatactATAACTTATTCACTTTCCATTATATACTACACAGGGTGATCAAAAACCTTGATGTACAATTTGTTTTTGGACGACCCGTACGGGTGCCGAAAGattataatagaaaagaaatttggtTAAGTAGCCAAGTGATGAAATTATGGGCAAACTTCGCAAAACATGGGTAAgtgatacatatttttgaaattttatcatttttaaatgatcgaACTCAGTTTCGTGATACTTTTGCTCGAAAACTGCACTTTATCTACCATCCTTGATGCcacttagaataataaaataggaGCAGAATTATTTAGTAACGATAAGGAATTgcctttcagtattttttttttgtttgaataattataacCTCATTCGTCCTCTCATTTCCAGTGAGGCACCTTTCGGGGCGCTTTGAGAATTTTGACTTTATGTCCAAGTGGGTCAGTTTCGGATGCTTGCCTTCTTTGGAGGAGAGGTGGGCGTTCAAAGCGGCTACTGTGTGAAGCACTCCAGGAGATCCGTGTTATCTCTCACGATCGTGGCTTTTTCACAGAAGATTCCTCTGTGCCTTAAGGCAGCAGGGTTGGGCAGAGATTCACTCAATATTTTGTTTGTGTATATTTTGTGTTtggaaagggttttagtttctatttgcACGTgtgctcaaaattggaaagattttatggctatttataaaagaaattttcgacTGAAATTCTCTGTTAACGAAGAATGATGTACAAGGACACCGAGTTTTGAAACATGGTCACCTTTCTccaatctaaaaatatattattgaaataaaatactttctattgttttatcaaattaatttctttatctacGATGATTAGACTCAAGTATCGTACGCATTtctagaatttatatattttttaaaaaactagtatatatttgcaaaaatcctatgttgaataaaaatacttctaGTTTTTTTCTTCATCCAAAGTCTTTTTTATCGACagtcatttttaaagaaacttactttatttctttttattttaggcaTCCTGGTGTATTGTATCCCAAATGgccaaaatattctaaagaaaaccATACCTATATGACTATAGATGTGGATCATTTTGGCAGACTTGGCATGGGGCCTCACATGGAAAACTGTGACTTTCTGAGgagttattttggattttaaaactttCGTTCAGAAAAcgaatgtatttaataataaacgaGCACAAAACAATGCATCCAACAGCTGTTTATTAAACACCGACTGTCTGAAATCAGAAATCGtttggaaaaaatatgtttttgagataaatttcttttcattattatgttgcatttaatttaaataatcttgcTTTAAATTCATGCTACGTTTGATTTATGTTCAAGCTAAGTTTGATTAAGTCATTTTGcgataaatttatcatttaacttatttttatttagagctttctaataaaagtttaaaatactcAAATGGATCTTTCCCAGAAAGGAAATGGTTGAATGAACGAGTTGAGATAAATAAGTTTGTTAATATAACCTCTCCCAAAGCAAGTACAGTTTGTAATCTCCTATCACGCTCAATAAGAACTTCATTCAGTTGGCGATGGATTTCGTATTGGAGACAAATGTTCTAAAATGTCTAAAAGAGCTTGGATGATTCTATTTTTATCACCCTATTAAGAAGTTTCTAGCTGCTTCATATGTATAATACTTATGCCATCGATCCATCGTTTCGGTTCATCTTGTAAATTAAAAAGCCTGCTTATTAATAACGGAAAGATTTAGATCAGCATCCACGGAAGATTGAAACTATTCCCACTAATCCCGCCAATGTTCTCCGCCGCCTTTGAATGGTTCCAGCTTCATTGTAGGCAATTTAATTGTATAAGATGGAGTAACAGGCGTTGTAATATAAGAGTTTCAATCCGTCGCcagattattgttattaatagTCGAAGCAGTAACATTATTAATAGTTGGCgctcatttattttgaattattttttgagctttaaaaactgcgaattctatatatatatatacagggcgttgccgaattcgaccgaaaGTTTCAGAGGGGTGAtaataggcatcaagaggataaagaatcaccatacaacatgggatcccaaatgacgtttagtaggtgaaaatctcaaaaatatagggagtcggagaactgttggaaactgtaaaaaattaatagaaaaataacaaatggcgtttcaactatgattttttttctaagtgaaAACACATTCTCAAAGGGTACACATTctcatgctggtaacatgcggatttgatgaccTAGGGGGTCATAAATTACTGAACACGAAAAAGTAGATTAGGACCcgtatttgcaaaaaaattaaaacttgaagaaaaataaaagctcgaaaatgtaaagaattttatattctataatttgatataagcgtgtagtgtgagaactgtgaagttttaaagataatcaaaaagaaaaaaaaaaaagctaaaatgggaacaagaaaacatcgctgcaacatcagtaccgatgttaaCAAATtagaaagacaaattcagagcaaggataataggtgttaagtagatgaaaaattaccagaaaacatagggtcgcaggtaacgtttattcagCGAAAATCGCAAATTGGGTGGAATTCGCACGCTGGATGcttgaaataagaaagaattgtcttagaataaaaaattgtctggaaattctacttcgttatttgatcagtctagatcaggacattacaaagTATTTATAAGAGAAGGTTTATCTAACTTCTAACTTCCTCCAGTTtattcactttgaattttaactCAATAGCTGGCGCTTCAATTATTCCTTATGATGACGATACATTATGACCAAACATGGTAGGCGTATATAGCTTTAAACGGGgggaaattaaatttagtttaacgaAGTGCAATTGCACTAAAAAGTTTACTTGCTTCACACTATCTTTTGGAGTTGCCTTTTCATTTGGTAAGTGTTttggtttcatattttaatgactttGGTTCTATGTGTTATGATCTTGTGTTGTTTGGTTTTGCTGTGATCTtatctggatttaaaaaatttggaaatgattttgcttgttattttagttttgtgatactaattttatcttcaaaacctCAATTTCATGGGATTTTTGGTTCACGAGGAGTTAATTtattggacgaaagtcagactcctcacagaaaaaattcctggtttgaattcctgcctgagggtgacccttgagaaagtcttcaggccggattcattatgTCTTTCTTTTGGGTTCTTTGGCTTTAAGCttcatacttattttaatttagttaaattcatttgtgttttagttgtagcagcattagcgctctctaaatacaatgtatgttttattatataggtTCCATAAATGGTGAATTTCAGGTGATTGTAGGCGAATTTCATATTGATTGTTTTTGGATCGAtagtttcttatatataattttttaaactttcattttcaattttttgtttgtttgataaagttttggagctcgaccaattttgaaatggaaaaaaaaaaaaaaaaaaaaaaaaaacattgtttctcTAAATATTGACGCATGCTCTGATAGTCtgattgtttcaaatcggtttaaattggtcaatgacttaaattaattatgacaattcgtaagaattaagagaatgaataatttggaaatcaagttgtaactttagttggcgataaatcgccaaatgtgacaaccttctgaattattttctaataaacctaaaagcgaaaaatttattcctcaaaagcgataaatcactAATTGCTAAGCGATAATCGTGCCTACggattttgaggcttcaaaaacctcaaaccaaaacaacatcatgttctcacatgataacaaaaATATGGTTTCGAGATAAAGTGCACTCGAGCAATTTTGAGATGTGGGGGTAGGGAaccattgttttctaaatatcgacacatgcgtaatctgatagtcacatgattgtttaaaaccggtttaagctggtttttcattaaaaaaattgtagcattGATAATAGTTTTACAACtcaattgattttgagatagtttttctaaatgtttagtGCTTGCGAATTatgaatcatgtgagaacatgatgtttttctgtcggattaaTGCCaagtgattttcaaaaaaaaagtttttacacgaTAACTTAACATTTGCAAtagctgatttcatttttttacagtcttttagttgaaatataaattgtcggaaaaattatttaaaaagaatgatagtcataatgaaataaaaaagcagCGGATTTTCTCTAAATTGAGAAAGTTAATCTCAGAATGATATGTTTCCATGTATACAATTGAAAGAACAGCAGAATGAAGTCTCACAAGTTATGAAATCAATGCCATTCGTAATTCCATTGATTGATATTTTCAGAACAACTGAATTATAATTAAGACCATGTCGACTACTTtcattagtttataaatttttatagtatgaattaatttgctatttcaaagcatatcattatttcaaatgaattggaattcaaaatattaagacaAATTTTGGATTCACTGTATAAGAAACAGAGAATCCAAAGTTAATCCAATATAAACTTTCTGCACTTACGCATGCGCAAACATGGGTAGAGTTTCCGAGTCCAAGAATGAACACATGCgcaaaaaaatacagtttaaaaaataatcttgcaaTCAAGTAAGAatggaaatatacaaaataagatttaaaaataaaacttaataggcagcaaattaaaaaagaaattaaacattatatcAAATACTTTCATGTAATATTAATGCGGTAAAATGCCgaatgtaaaatattcattattttccagaaatcatcttaataaatgttaaattatacctttctacaattatataaaaacactaTCAAAAGTCACCAACacaatgaaaaacaaaacatatcAAAAACCTcgatcaaaaattcaaatttttacaactttcaGAGCCCGTAACTCGCAAATCACTCGGAGTCAAACTCGTATCGTTACGAGCATTTCGGAAAGTACTATCCAACGATAGGAGAAAATGCAATGTAactcgaatttgtaaatttcgagaACTGATCTCGGACCCTATCGAGGCCAGAGTTTCGGTAAAAATGTGAGTCGACTCTATTCATCGAGACGAGTATATAGACGGGTCACAACTCCTCTCTACGTTGCATAGAAGCCGAGATATAACAACTTCCGTCTTCGACATCCCGAGGTCCTAGGAACTCTATGGTATCAATCCGACATTGATTTGACCAATATTAAGGAAAATCTGTACTGCAGATGCGCAATGGATCCAACATTTTGGGGGGTCTTAGAGGACCAGCGAGGATACTTATaagtgaaaaccccatgtctctaacatatgtagtttacgagatataacgaaaaccatttgcgcatgcgcagtagatgatTCCATGGGGGAGGGGGAGGGAGAGGCTCGTAGGAtactatggtgaaaaccccaTAGTATCAGGTGAAGATgaatattgccatttatgctttattcattgaatacgcgatttcgagcttcaattattcgttgccttcaattattcaaaaccccgtaacgaaaacaacatcatgttctcacaggattaaaaaaaataattaataggctctatattaagaaaatatatatatatttttaatcttatatctaatatttttatgtaatacttCCGCGGTAAAATGCCGAgagtaaaatattcattattttccagAAATCATCTTAAAGAACGTTAAATTAAACCTTTCTACAATTATATAATAACACTATCAAAAATCACCTACACAATGAAACACAAAACATATCATCgtctaaattttaaactttatattcgaaatgtaaggaaaaatttacaaaaacaattcGATACAAAATGGTTTAATACAAGATGCAGATTTGAAGCAGGAAACCATgctatataaattcaataattgaaaCACATTCGTACAAAAATATACTTCTGcatattagattttatatttcttataataaatcgCAGCTCTGAAACTTTCAGGAGGTACAAAATGTTACAGaagaaaaattacacaaattataGTCACACACAATAGTAAAAGGGAAGTACATAAATTTATAAGACTTttcaataaaacacaaatttttattggaaacatTTTAACGCATATGTATAAAACATATTCACATTAAAATACACATCTCGGGTTAAAACAAATTGCAAGTGTTTATTAGCCCGCTATCAACTGATGTTTATAAACTTAAAACATGCATAGCAGCAGGCTTTCAAAGCATGATATTGGAGAAACTGAAAGGGTATGTGATGGGTTATCGTATCGTCTGGATAAGATTTTTGGAGGTGcttctattgaatatttataattgtacagtttaatttttcaactgCTATTTGTAATTTCGGATCAGCAACCAGATTacactttgttttgttttctttaatagtaCAAACATGGAATATTCATTTAAGGATAAGAATTACCCTGTATAATAACAATGAATATGCATTATGTGCCGTGTCATACCAAATAGAATTCCTAGAAGAgattatttcaacatattttagtaaaataataaccTTTTCGGTCCTTGTTTCATGAAACATTAACGTACTACAAAATCATTATATTAAGCCTTTCTCTTTAAGATGAGGCGAAGTTCTCTCACGAGCAAGCGCATTAATGAACATCGGAGGCGCATAATTCATGCATTTTCTATGATATGCTTTGACAAATGTctctttaaagaaagaaaatgagaatATCTTATACCACAGATATTGCAtgcatacggtttctctttcgtgtgcgatcttaaatgtattattaaattccCTTTATATGAAAaggatttattacaaaattcacagGCATGCGGTTTTTCCCCCGTATGCGTAAACAAATGCCTTTTCAAACTCGCATTATGAGAAAAAGCTATATAACAAACGTGGCATGTATACGATTTTTCTTTCGTATGCGTCCGTAAATGACTTTTCAAATTCCTCTTATCCGAAAAGGATTTATTACAAAGTTCACAGGCATGCGGTTTCTCCGCCGTATGCGTAAATAAATGCCTTTTCAAACTCGCATTATGAGAAAAAGCTGTATAACAAACGTCGCATGTATACGATTTTTCTTTCGTATGCGTCCGTAAATGACTTTTCAAATTCCTCTTATCCGAAAAGGGCTTCTTACAAAATTCACACGCATACGGTTTTTCCCCAGTATGCGTCCGTAAATGTCTTGTGAGATCACCCTTATATGCAAAGGGaatgttacaaaattcacatatatattttttctcacccgtatgcgtccgtaaatgtcttttgaaactatttttgtcCGAAAaggatttattacaaaattcacacGCATATGGTTTCTCCCCCGTATGCGTCCGTAAATGCCTTTTCAAACTCGAATTTTGAGAAAACGCTGCACAACAAACATCGCATGTATACGATTTTTCTTTCGTATGCGTCcgtaaatgaattttcaaattcttcttaTTCGAAAAgggtttgttacaaaattcacacgCGTATGTTATCTCCCCTGCATGCGACcgtaaatgaattttcaaattcctCTTACCCGAAAAgtgtttgttacaaaattcacacgCTTGCGGTTTCGTGTGCGTCCGTAAATGCCTTTTCAAAGTCCAATTACGAGAAAAAGCTGTATAACAAACGTCGCATgtatatgatttttctttcacatgcgtctgtaaatgaattttaaaattggaaatcacAGAAAAGACTTTGTTGCAAAAGTTGCAAGTGTATGATTCCTTATTTGTAGgagacattaaatgaattttttaaatgcgaCCGTTGAAAAATTGCTCTACATCAAATTTCACATGTATGTGGTTTCTCTTTAGCATGCACCTGAAAACGCTTCTTTACATTCGGAAGCTGAAAGAATATCACAAAATTTGCAAGCATATAGTTTCTCCATTAAGTGGTCAAtgagaaaattacgtttttaaagcacttttttcTGCATGTCACGAGCAAGAGATACCTCTTTCATTTCACTTTGCCAATAAGATTTTCGGGatgaatacaatttaaaagcCTATAAccatgcatgttttttttttaaataagtgaataaaaagggtaaactaataataaaaatgatagagcgattaaaaatttctaaactgatGTATTGgggaatttattatttcttggtTCTCGATACCATCAAGATACGTTATATGTTGCAAGTTGAGGCTGTAGGTCTTTGAAAAGTCAA is part of the Argiope bruennichi chromosome 10, qqArgBrue1.1, whole genome shotgun sequence genome and harbors:
- the LOC129989053 gene encoding zinc finger protein 782-like, with protein sequence MSPTNKESYTCNFCNKVFSVISNFKIHLQTHVKEKSYTCDVCYTAFSRNWTLKRHLRTHTKPQACEFCNKHFSGKRNLKIHLRSHAGEITYACEFCNKPFSNKKNLKIHLRTHTKEKSYTCDVCCAAFSQNSSLKRHLRTHTGEKPYACEFCNKSFSDKNSFKRHLRTHTGEKKYICEFCNIPFAYKGDLTRHLRTHTGEKPYACEFCKKPFSDKRNLKSHLRTHTKEKSYTCDVCYTAFSHNASLKRHLFTHTAEKPHACELCNKSFSDKRNLKSHLRTHTKEKSYTCHVCYIAFSHNASLKRHLFTHTGEKPHACEFCNKSFSYKGNLIIHLRSHTKEKPYACNICGIRYSHFLSLKRHLSKHIIENA